The following are encoded together in the Glycine max cultivar Williams 82 chromosome 8, Glycine_max_v4.0, whole genome shotgun sequence genome:
- the LOC102660816 gene encoding probable DNA-directed RNA polymerase subunit delta — MEGFIYKPFTMYVNGDIIEEEWGWDVDTMSYIDLTKVIKSIGYKAFKFLWYKHPRKALCRGLKPLNYDSDILQLAEDVGFDVVEVYVEDGVIDKSDKKLNDFKGDEVVVIGVEAEPVVEGEDEAEVATRYAVEVNVERVDDDDDDDVGSKETNDDYVGAEEDDDDVGSKETDDDYVGVEEDDDDSSDSGYSDELDTPPGSEDEGPPKVRFPRFKVPENNEDVKFEVGNSVVRNKL; from the exons ATGGAGGGATTTATTTATAAGCCATTTACTATGTATGTCAATGGAGACATCATTGAAGAAGAATGGGGTTGGGATGTGGATACTATGTCATATATTGACTTGACGAAGGTGATTAAGTCTATTGGGTACAAAGCATTCAAGTTCTTATGGTACAAGCACCCTCGGAAAGCACTTTGCAGAGGGTTGAAGCCACTAAATTATGACTCTGATATTTTGCAATTGGCTGAAGATGTTGGGTTTGATGTGGTTGAAGTATATGTGGAAGATGGAGTGATTGACAAATCTGATAAAAAGTTGAATGATTTTAAGGGAGATGAGGTTGTTGTAATTGGAGTGGAGGCTGAACCAGTTGTGGAGGGTGAAGATGAGGCTGAGGTTGCAACCAGATACGCTG TGGAGGTTAATGTTGAGCGtgtggatgatgatgatgatgatgatgtgggGTCTAAAGAAACTAATGATGATTATGTTGGGGctgaggaagatgatgatgatgtgggGTCTAAAGAAACTGATGATGATTATGTTGGGGTtgaggaagatgatgatgatagcAGCGACT CTGGATATTCTGATGAGTTGGATACTCCAcctggaagtgaagatgaaggtCCCCCAAAAGTTAGATTTCCTCGTTTTAAGGTGCCTGAAAATAATGAAGATGTCAAGTTTGAGGTTGGGAATTCAGTAGTAAGAAACAAATTGTAG